A single region of the Pseudomonadota bacterium genome encodes:
- a CDS encoding lipocalin-like domain-containing protein — translation MSRTRWWSALAGCGFALCLVACAPGESPRGGDGGLALDRALGAQSGDEDFLKVTAAPDLRFPRDHGAHPEYRQEWWYFTGNLATAQGRRFGYQATIFRFALGDDGSSTGGDEEPSAWRTEQLYMAHLAVSDIDGRTFAAADRFARDALGLAGAQTEPLRVWVEDWSIAGAADDAAFAVNLQFQDESMGIDLSLVAERPIVRQGVDGYSRKGDDPTNASAYYSLTRLRSTGTVHAGGTRHEVTGTSWFDREWGTSFLAPGVAGWDWFSLQLDDGRDLMFYRLRTAQGASTRWSAGTLAGYDEAGQWQVRRLQGDDVELTPRTRWRSANSGVEYPVSWTLRLPADDLALEVRAALEDQELNLATRYWEGAVDVTGRQGEKTISGRGYLELAGY, via the coding sequence ATGAGTAGGACCAGGTGGTGGTCGGCGCTTGCGGGTTGTGGGTTCGCCCTTTGCCTCGTCGCGTGTGCGCCCGGGGAGTCGCCGCGGGGGGGCGACGGTGGCCTCGCCCTCGACCGCGCCCTCGGTGCCCAGAGCGGCGATGAGGACTTCCTGAAGGTCACCGCGGCGCCCGATCTGCGCTTCCCTCGCGATCACGGCGCGCACCCCGAGTACCGCCAGGAGTGGTGGTACTTCACGGGCAACCTGGCCACGGCGCAGGGGCGGCGCTTCGGCTACCAGGCGACGATCTTCCGCTTCGCCCTCGGGGATGATGGCAGCAGCACGGGGGGAGACGAGGAGCCGTCCGCCTGGCGCACGGAGCAGCTGTACATGGCCCACCTCGCCGTATCCGACATCGATGGCCGAACGTTTGCCGCGGCCGATCGCTTCGCGCGCGATGCCCTGGGCCTGGCGGGTGCGCAGACCGAGCCGTTGCGGGTCTGGGTGGAGGATTGGTCGATCGCCGGCGCGGCCGACGACGCGGCCTTTGCGGTAAACCTCCAGTTCCAGGACGAGTCGATGGGTATCGACCTGTCCCTGGTCGCCGAGCGGCCCATCGTGCGCCAAGGGGTGGACGGCTACAGCCGTAAGGGAGATGACCCCACCAACGCCTCCGCCTACTACTCCCTCACGCGCTTGCGTTCGACGGGCACTGTGCACGCTGGCGGCACCCGTCACGAGGTGACGGGCACGAGTTGGTTCGATCGCGAGTGGGGCACCAGCTTCCTGGCTCCCGGCGTGGCCGGCTGGGATTGGTTTTCCCTACAGCTCGACGATGGGCGAGACCTGATGTTCTACCGCCTGCGCACGGCGCAGGGCGCGTCGACGCGCTGGAGCGCGGGCACGCTCGCTGGCTACGATGAGGCAGGTCAGTGGCAGGTGAGGCGGCTCCAGGGCGACGACGTGGAGTTGACCCCGCGGACGCGTTGGCGCTCCGCCAACAGCGGGGTCGAGTACCCGGTAAGCTGGACCCTGCGCCTGCCTGCCGACGACTTGGCTCTCGAGGTCAGGGCGGCGCTCGAGGATCAGGAGCTGAACCTGGCGACGCGCTACTGGGAAGGCGCCGTGGACGTCACCGGGCGGCAGGGTGAGAAGACGATCAGCGGCCGAGGGTACTTGGAACTCGCCGGCTATTGA
- a CDS encoding M20/M25/M40 family metallo-hydrolase, with translation MRRTTMITLALALATPLAGAQTPDDTYEIPEQTLSTARALAEKALDSELALEVVTSLTTQIGPRLAGTDAEARAREWGADTLRALGFANVRVEEFALDVWTRGDSVHEELSIVSPYPQPLFASSLGGGGATPPEGLEASITYFDSYDDFVRTEPAAVKGRAVYINDRMTASRTGEGYGWANRKRRSAWHAAEDMGAAAVLVRSVGTDSHRFPHTGLVGLPEGRKPKIPVLAVSAPDADQLERIHGEGADIAVRIKTPAGWRGEGVSGNVIGEIVGREKPEEIVVIGGHLDSWDLGTGALDDGAGVAITVAAARLISELPQAPKRTIRVVMFGAEEVGILGARAYASARQLDGTLQNHVLGSESDFGARKVWRLRSDVGPDALPAVAAMGRELSRLGVIPGDNDGNGGPDMIPLR, from the coding sequence ATGCGACGGACAACGATGATCACCCTGGCGCTGGCCCTGGCCACGCCCCTGGCGGGCGCGCAAACGCCAGACGACACCTATGAAATTCCTGAGCAGACTCTCAGCACGGCGCGCGCCCTGGCCGAGAAGGCCTTGGACAGCGAGCTCGCACTCGAGGTGGTCACCTCCCTGACCACCCAGATCGGCCCCCGCCTGGCCGGGACCGATGCGGAGGCGCGTGCTCGGGAGTGGGGCGCTGACACCCTGCGTGCCCTGGGCTTTGCCAACGTGCGGGTGGAGGAATTCGCCCTGGACGTCTGGACCCGCGGGGACTCCGTGCACGAGGAGCTCAGCATCGTGAGCCCCTATCCGCAGCCCCTCTTCGCCAGTTCCCTCGGCGGCGGGGGTGCAACGCCGCCGGAGGGTCTCGAGGCGTCGATCACCTACTTCGATTCCTACGACGACTTCGTGCGCACCGAGCCGGCCGCCGTGAAGGGCCGCGCGGTGTACATCAACGATAGGATGACCGCCTCGCGCACCGGGGAGGGCTACGGCTGGGCCAACCGCAAGCGGCGCAGCGCCTGGCACGCCGCCGAGGACATGGGCGCGGCTGCCGTGCTGGTGCGTTCCGTGGGTACGGACAGCCATCGCTTCCCCCACACGGGCCTGGTGGGCCTGCCCGAGGGGCGCAAACCGAAGATTCCGGTGCTCGCCGTGTCGGCACCGGATGCGGACCAGCTCGAACGTATCCACGGGGAAGGCGCCGACATCGCTGTGCGCATCAAGACCCCGGCCGGTTGGCGGGGCGAGGGCGTCTCCGGCAATGTCATCGGCGAGATCGTCGGGCGCGAGAAGCCGGAAGAGATCGTGGTCATCGGCGGTCACCTGGACAGCTGGGACCTCGGCACCGGCGCCCTCGACGACGGCGCTGGGGTGGCGATCACCGTGGCAGCGGCCCGCCTGATCAGCGAGCTCCCCCAAGCCCCGAAGCGCACGATTCGCGTGGTGATGTTCGGCGCGGAGGAGGTGGGCATCCTGGGCGCGCGCGCCTACGCGTCCGCCCGCCAACTGGACGGTACCTTACAAAACCATGTGCTGGGCTCTGAGTCGGACTTCGGTGCGCGCAAGGTGTGGCGCCTGCGCTCGGACGTGGGGCCGGACGCCCTGCCGGCAGTGGCGGCGATGGGCCGGGAGCTGTCGCGCCTCGGGGTGATTCCGGGCGACAACGACGGCAACGGCGGTCCCGACATGATCCCGCTGCG